In Trichocoleus sp., the DNA window AGGCGGATTTGCAGCAACGGGAGCGATCGCTTCATGATCTGGTTCTAGAGGCAGCGTGTGTTGCAGTTGAGGGTTGACATCTACAATCCAGAATTGAAAGCTGAGGCTGACAAAACCGCAGATAATGCCCAAAATCAACACAATGCCATAACCCTGGAGTGAACCGCTAAACCAGGTTGCTACAATTAGCCCCAACAGCGGCACACAAATGAGGTTTATCAGGTTTGCCGCACTATTACGAAAGCTAAAATAGCGCCCCCGCAACCGAGGCGGCACAATCACTGCCATCCAGCTAAGCCAGGAAGCACTGCCAAACGCGCCCAGAAGATGACTCACAGCCGTGATGCCTAGTGTCAGCCAGAGTAGGTGATCCAGGCTCAACTGTTGCCAGCTCGTCACAAAAATACCGACTGCAAGAATGACCCAGAAAAGACGCGAGATGCCATAAATCCACAAACAGTAAAGGTGACGGCTGGTGGTGCGCTCGGACAAATAAGCGCCGATCGGCTGTACAAGATTTGCCAGCATGGGAATTGAAGACAGCAGCCCAATTTGGGTTGAAGTGCCACCGAGTTCAAGTAAGAAATTGCTGAGCAAAACCCCACCTGTGATGTTGGAAAAGACGGCAGCAAAAACACCATCTAAGGTCGATGCTTTGAGGCTTCTGCGAATGACGTCTTTTGAGGTTTTAGGACTGGGTTCTAATGCGGCAGGTTGATGTAAGATATCTGGAGCAGAGAGCAGTTCGATCGCCGCAGGGTCAAGCACATTGTCTGGAGAAGCAACGTTCACAGGCATAAAATCCACAGGTAACCTCAATTCCTGAACAAGACAGAACAGCAAAGCTCAAGGAAGATTTACAGGACGATTTAGAGCGATTATAGATGGGATAGTCTTCTCACCCTACAACTTCAAAGTATCTATCACTTTGATTATCTTTTTGAGAATAGACATTTAAGCCTGCGCAGCAACCATCCAACCGAAAGAAATTGACTATGCCTAGAAGGTGGATTAGACTCATTTGTTTTGCGATCAGCATTGCATCCCTGATTTTCGGTTGCCAAAAGATCTATCTAGATGGTGCTGACAGCAATCACTCTGTAACCCTTCGATTGAGTGGATGGGATGCCAGCCCAACCGAACAGCGCCTCTTGCAGCAAGTGCTTGATGATTTTGTAGCCAGTCATCCTCATATCAGCGTCAAGCTAGAATCGATCGCTGATCAATATATGGATGTGATCAAAACCAGACTGATTGGTGATGCTGCTCCCGATGTGTTTTATCTAGATTCGATCGAAGCACCTTTCCTAATG includes these proteins:
- a CDS encoding MFS transporter, encoding MPVNVASPDNVLDPAAIELLSAPDILHQPAALEPSPKTSKDVIRRSLKASTLDGVFAAVFSNITGGVLLSNFLLELGGTSTQIGLLSSIPMLANLVQPIGAYLSERTTSRHLYCLWIYGISRLFWVILAVGIFVTSWQQLSLDHLLWLTLGITAVSHLLGAFGSASWLSWMAVIVPPRLRGRYFSFRNSAANLINLICVPLLGLIVATWFSGSLQGYGIVLILGIICGFVSLSFQFWIVDVNPQLQHTLPLEPDHEAIAPVAANPPSFLTTLLYILRDRNFLMFLLYFNLWMFSVSMSGPFFNLYLLDNLRLSIGQVTIYNSLTPGANLLMLVFWGKLADRIGNRPILLGVGILVAITPLLWVLAGTDSVSIWLWIPFLHILAGATWAAIDLCTNNLQLGVAPMQNQSTYFGIVAAVAGVSGALGTTAGGFLAQMDWVGGLLGLFALSSILRLFALLPLLFVHEQRSQPLHQLMRVLFPKAA
- a CDS encoding extracellular solute-binding protein codes for the protein MPRRWIRLICFAISIASLIFGCQKIYLDGADSNHSVTLRLSGWDASPTEQRLLQQVLDDFVASHPHISVKLESIADQYMDVIKTRLIGDAAPDVFYLDSIEAPFLMTQNVLESLNTYIQPDSEIDDFEENLLNTFVISGKLLWQEMGFLTNNFSPWFK